One window of the Natrinema sp. CBA1119 genome contains the following:
- a CDS encoding SDR family oxidoreductase, whose translation MSEPTDSEVVVVTGASAGVGRATARAFAERGAKIGLLSRGEDGLEGAREDVEEAGGEAVVVPTDVSDFDAVDAAAETVENAFGPIDIWVNNAMVSVFSPAAEMTADDYRRVTEVTYLGYVHGTQVALERMRPRDEGTIVQVGSALAYRGIPLQSAYCGAKHAIQGFTESVRTELIHDDCDVQLSMVQMPAMNTPQFEWSKSRMSKNPQPVPPIYQPEVAARAITWTVDRGKDELWVGRSTVKAILGNRLIPRRLDNMLASGGYDSQLTDEPTDPDRENNLHEPLSGDFGAHGPFDDRARDRSYQLRASMHRRALALLAALAVAIVSALLGRRAASAESG comes from the coding sequence ATGTCCGAACCCACTGACTCCGAAGTCGTCGTCGTCACGGGCGCATCGGCCGGCGTCGGACGAGCCACCGCTCGTGCGTTCGCCGAACGCGGCGCGAAGATCGGCCTGCTCTCGAGAGGCGAGGACGGCCTCGAGGGCGCGCGCGAAGACGTCGAGGAAGCGGGCGGCGAGGCGGTCGTCGTTCCGACGGACGTCTCCGATTTCGACGCGGTCGACGCCGCGGCCGAGACCGTCGAGAACGCGTTCGGGCCGATCGATATCTGGGTGAACAATGCGATGGTGTCGGTGTTCTCGCCGGCCGCGGAGATGACCGCCGACGACTACCGGCGGGTCACCGAGGTCACGTATCTGGGTTACGTTCACGGCACACAGGTCGCGCTCGAGCGGATGCGTCCCCGCGACGAGGGGACGATCGTGCAGGTCGGCTCCGCGCTGGCGTATCGGGGCATCCCGCTGCAATCGGCTTACTGCGGTGCGAAACACGCGATCCAGGGATTCACCGAATCAGTCAGAACGGAACTCATCCACGACGACTGCGACGTCCAGCTCTCGATGGTGCAGATGCCCGCGATGAACACCCCGCAGTTCGAGTGGTCGAAGAGCCGGATGTCGAAGAACCCCCAGCCGGTGCCGCCGATCTACCAGCCCGAGGTCGCCGCTCGAGCGATCACGTGGACCGTCGACCGCGGCAAGGACGAGCTGTGGGTCGGCCGGTCGACGGTGAAGGCGATTCTGGGCAACCGCCTGATTCCGCGGCGGCTCGACAACATGCTCGCGAGCGGCGGCTACGACTCCCAGCTGACCGACGAGCCGACCGATCCCGACCGAGAGAACAACCTCCACGAGCCGCTGTCCGGGGACTTCGGGGCACACGGGCCGTTCGACGACCGGGCGCGCGATCGGAGCTACCAGCTACGGGCGTCGATGCACCGGCGAGCGCTCGCCCTGCTCGCCGCCCTCGCGGTCGCGATCGTGAGCGCGCTTCTCGGTCGGCGGGCCGCGTCGGCCGAATCCGGGTGA